ACGACAAGGTGCTGCATGATCCCAGGCCCTGGACGGGCGTGACCGCGCTGCTGGACAGTTCGGTGCAGGTCACCCTGCATGCCTGGGTGAAGGTCGGCGACTGGTGGCAGACCCAGGCCGACCTGATGCAGGGCGGCAAGGAGGCGCTGGACGACGCCGGCATCGAAATCCCGTTCCCGCATCAGGTCGCCGTGCCCTATGGCGACGCCGATCACGACCCGATCGACGCGCCGGTCGCGCGCAAGGCCGGCTGATGCGCTACGACTTCGGGTCCGACAATACGGCGGGCATGGCTTTGAGCGCCATCGAGGGGCTGGTGCGCGCCAACAAGGGGTTTGCCAGGGCCTATGGCGCCGACGACGTCACCGCGCGCGCCGCCGATCAGATCCGCCAGCGGCTGGATGCGGACGCCGAGGTGCGGTTCGTGTTCAGCGGCACGGCCGCCAACGCCATCGCCCTGTCCATGCTGGCCCAGCCCTATGAGGCGGTGCTGGCGCATCATGCGGCCCACATCTGCACCGACGAGACGGGAGCGCCGGGCTTCTTCGGCCACGGTCTGGGCCTGATCGGCCTGCCGGGCTTTTCGGGCAAGATCGACCCGCTGGCCCTGCAGGCGCAGCTGGCCGAGGCCGAGGTCGGTCATCGCCAGCCGCCCGCAGCCCTGTCCCTGACCCAGGCGACGGAATATGGCGCGGTCTATACCGAGGAAGAACTGCGCCACCTGATCGAGCCGGTGAAGGCGCTGGGCTATCGCGTGCATATGGACGGCGCGCGACTGGCCAATGCGGCGGCGGCCGGATTCGACCTGAAGGACATTCCCCGCCTGGGGGTGGACGTGCTGGTGTTCGGCGGAGCCAAGGCCGGGGCCAATTGCGCCGAGGCCATCGTGCTGTTCGACAAGACCCTGGCCCGACGGCTGGACAATCGGTTGAAACAGGCCGGTCAGACGGCGTCCAAGACCCGGCTGCTGTCCGGCCCGATGCTGGGCCTGCTGGAAAGCGGCGACTGGGAGGCGGGCGCCGCCCACGCCAATCTGATGGCGCAGCGGCTGGCGGCGGGGATCGCCACGCGGTCCTCCTTCGTCCTGGCCCACCCGGTCGAGGCCAACGCCGTCTTCGTGCGGATGTCGCCAGAGGCGCACGCCCGTCTGAACACCCTGGGCTGGGCCTGTTATCCGTTCGACGACGGATCGGTGCGGTTCGTCTGTTCCTGGGCCACGCCGTCGGCGGCGGTGGACGACCTGATCGAAACGATCGCCGGCCTGGATTGACCCGATAATCCCCTGTCGCGCGCCAGCGTGGCCTTTCCCCGGTCGCAATGGCTTTCCATATGCGGCCCATGACGATGCGTGGTGAGCGCTCAGGCGGCCGGCGCGACCCGATGGTCAAGGCGCAGCAGGCCGGGAGCATGGATGACAAGACGGACGGACCGACGACGCTGACGGCGCTTGCGGACCTGGCGCGGCTGGTGGGGCGTTCCGGCGCGCCTCAGCTACGGCTGCGGCTGATCTCGGCCATCGCCCTGACGCTGGCGGGCAAGGGGCTGGGCGTTCTGGCGCCCCTGGTGCTGGGCGCTGCGGTCAATCGGTTGGCGGCGGGGCAGGGGGCGGCGGCGGCCGTCGGCTGGGGCTTCGCGGCCTTCGCGGTCGGATGGGCCCTGGTGCGGCTGCTGTCTGCGGTGTCGCCCCTGGCGTCGGACGTGGTGTTCGCCCCCGTGCGCGCCGCCGCCCAGCGCGCCACGGCGGCCGAGGCCTTCGCCCATGCGCTCAGCCTGTCGCTGGACTTCCACCAGACCAAACGGTCGGGCGCCCTGTCGCGGACCATGGATC
Above is a genomic segment from Candidatus Brevundimonas colombiensis containing:
- a CDS encoding beta-eliminating lyase-related protein, coding for MRYDFGSDNTAGMALSAIEGLVRANKGFARAYGADDVTARAADQIRQRLDADAEVRFVFSGTAANAIALSMLAQPYEAVLAHHAAHICTDETGAPGFFGHGLGLIGLPGFSGKIDPLALQAQLAEAEVGHRQPPAALSLTQATEYGAVYTEEELRHLIEPVKALGYRVHMDGARLANAAAAGFDLKDIPRLGVDVLVFGGAKAGANCAEAIVLFDKTLARRLDNRLKQAGQTASKTRLLSGPMLGLLESGDWEAGAAHANLMAQRLAAGIATRSSFVLAHPVEANAVFVRMSPEAHARLNTLGWACYPFDDGSVRFVCSWATPSAAVDDLIETIAGLD